One Aegilops tauschii subsp. strangulata cultivar AL8/78 chromosome 7, Aet v6.0, whole genome shotgun sequence genomic window carries:
- the LOC109784334 gene encoding epoxide hydrolase 2 isoform X1 has translation MASDGVITHRSVEVNGVRLHVAEAGPAGAPVVLLLHGFPELWYTWRHQMPALAAAGYRAVAPDMPGYGDSEAPSAGPDQYTALHIVGDFVALIDSLGQERVFVVGHDWGAIIAWSLCLFRPDRVKALVPLSVPFIPRSPAVKPVDAVRALYGDDFYICSFQEPGAIEAEFKRLGTELVLRKFFADRTPGPLFIPKSGWGSPDDEVPLPSWITEEDVKYYTTQLDKSGFTGGLNYYRALNKTWELTSPWTGAEIMVPTKFTVGDLDLTYNIAGAKVFINKGGLKKFVPLLDDVVIMKDVGHFINEQKPEEISALIIGFIKKFN, from the exons ATGGCTTCCGACGGCGTCATCACGCACCGCAGCGTCGAGGTCAACGGGGTGCGCCTGCACGTCGCGGAGGCCGGCCCGGCGGGCGCGCCCGTGGTGCTGCTGCTGCACGGGTTCCCGGAGCTGTGGTACACCTGGCGGCACCAGATGCCCGCGCTGGCCGCGGCGGGGTACCGTGCCGTCGCCCCCGACATGCCCGGTTACGGCGACTCCGAGGCGCCCTCCGCCGGCCCGGACCAGTACACCGCGCTGCATATCGTCGGCGACTTTGTCGCGCTCATCGACTCCCTCGGCCAGGAGCGGGTCTTCGTGGTGGGGCACGACTGGGGCGCCATAATAGCCTGGAGCCTGTGCCTGTTCCGGCCTGACAGGGTGAAGGCGCTGGTCCCCTTGAGCGTCCCCTTCATCCCTCGGAGCCCGGCGGTGAAGCCCGTCGATGCTGTCAGGGCTCTCTACGGCGACGACTTCTACATCTGCAGCTTCCAG GAGCCTGGGGCAATTGAAGCAGAATTCAAACGCCTTGGTACGGAGTTGGTGCTAAGAAAGTTTTTCGCTGATCGAACTCCTGGCCCACTGTTCATCCCGAAGAGCGGGTGGGGCTCACCAGATGATGAGGTGCCCTTGCCGAGCTGGATCACAGAGGAGGACGTCAAGTACTACACGACCCAGCTTGATAAGTCTGGTTTCACCGGGGGATTGAACTACTACCGGGCCCTGAATAA GACATGGGAGTTAACTTCACCATGGACGGGAGCTGAGATAATGGTGCCAACGAAGTTCACAGTTGGCGACTTAGATCTAACATACAATATTGCAGGCGCAAAAGTTTTCATTAACAAAGGTGGTCTCAAGAAGTTTGTTCCATTACTAGATGACGTGGTGATAATGAAAGATGTGGGGCATTTCATAAATGAACAAAAGCCAGAGGAAATTAGTGCGCTCATAATCGGCTTCATAAAGAAATTCAACTAA
- the LOC109784334 gene encoding epoxide hydrolase 2 isoform X2 has product MASDGVITHRSVEVNGVRLHVAEAGPAGAPVVLLLHGFPELWYTWRHQMPALAAAGYRAVAPDMPGYGDSEAPSAGPDQYTALHIVGDFVALIDSLGQERVFVVGHDWGAIIAWSLCLFRPDRVKALVPLSVPFIPRSPAVKPVDAVRALYGDDFYICSFQEPGAIEAEFKRLGTELVLRKFFADRTPGPLFIPKSGWGSPDDEVPLPSWITEEDVKYYTTQLDKSGFTGGLNYYRALNK; this is encoded by the exons ATGGCTTCCGACGGCGTCATCACGCACCGCAGCGTCGAGGTCAACGGGGTGCGCCTGCACGTCGCGGAGGCCGGCCCGGCGGGCGCGCCCGTGGTGCTGCTGCTGCACGGGTTCCCGGAGCTGTGGTACACCTGGCGGCACCAGATGCCCGCGCTGGCCGCGGCGGGGTACCGTGCCGTCGCCCCCGACATGCCCGGTTACGGCGACTCCGAGGCGCCCTCCGCCGGCCCGGACCAGTACACCGCGCTGCATATCGTCGGCGACTTTGTCGCGCTCATCGACTCCCTCGGCCAGGAGCGGGTCTTCGTGGTGGGGCACGACTGGGGCGCCATAATAGCCTGGAGCCTGTGCCTGTTCCGGCCTGACAGGGTGAAGGCGCTGGTCCCCTTGAGCGTCCCCTTCATCCCTCGGAGCCCGGCGGTGAAGCCCGTCGATGCTGTCAGGGCTCTCTACGGCGACGACTTCTACATCTGCAGCTTCCAG GAGCCTGGGGCAATTGAAGCAGAATTCAAACGCCTTGGTACGGAGTTGGTGCTAAGAAAGTTTTTCGCTGATCGAACTCCTGGCCCACTGTTCATCCCGAAGAGCGGGTGGGGCTCACCAGATGATGAGGTGCCCTTGCCGAGCTGGATCACAGAGGAGGACGTCAAGTACTACACGACCCAGCTTGATAAGTCTGGTTTCACCGGGGGATTGAACTACTACCGGGCCCTGAATAAGTAA